The following proteins come from a genomic window of Deinococcus sp. KSM4-11:
- a CDS encoding glycoside hydrolase family 43 protein, with translation MTRIARCVLVLCLTVMASLGARAGGGGPPVTRTYTNPVIDANVPDPFVLKVGNWYYAYVTNGSGGDVPVHRSRDLVHWSYVGDALASQPRWARGGLTWAPEVMAFGPKRFVLYYTTRDVLSDRQCVGAAVASSPEGPFTDASERPLVCQADLGGSIDASPFRDTDGQRYLLWKNDGNCCNLNTGIYLQKLSADGLAVVGQDTLLISNGALWEGAVIEAPTLHYSDGYYYLLYSAGSYDNETYAVGYATSKALTGPYTKAPDPLVVTSGRVVGPGHQSVVQDGAGQTWLVYHAWTLGAVGDGNRGQRSMRLDRVGFKNGKVIFGGVTLTPQPAPTP, from the coding sequence ATGACCCGGATCGCCCGCTGTGTCCTCGTTCTGTGCCTGACCGTCATGGCCAGCCTGGGTGCCCGTGCCGGTGGAGGAGGCCCCCCCGTGACCCGGACGTACACCAATCCCGTGATCGACGCGAATGTTCCCGATCCCTTCGTGCTCAAGGTGGGCAACTGGTACTACGCCTACGTGACCAATGGAAGCGGCGGCGACGTGCCGGTGCACCGCTCACGCGACCTGGTGCACTGGTCGTACGTGGGCGACGCGCTCGCCAGTCAACCGCGCTGGGCCCGCGGCGGCCTCACGTGGGCCCCGGAAGTCATGGCCTTCGGCCCAAAGCGCTTCGTGCTGTATTACACGACCCGCGACGTCCTGAGTGACCGCCAGTGCGTGGGCGCGGCGGTGGCCAGCAGCCCGGAGGGCCCGTTCACGGATGCCAGCGAGCGGCCCCTGGTGTGCCAGGCGGATCTGGGCGGCAGTATCGACGCCAGCCCCTTCCGGGACACCGACGGCCAGCGGTACCTGCTGTGGAAGAACGACGGCAACTGCTGCAACCTCAACACCGGCATCTACCTGCAGAAGCTCAGCGCCGACGGGCTGGCCGTGGTCGGTCAGGACACCCTGCTGATCAGCAACGGCGCCCTCTGGGAGGGCGCCGTGATCGAGGCCCCGACCCTGCATTACTCGGACGGGTACTACTACCTGCTGTACTCCGCCGGCAGCTACGACAACGAGACCTACGCGGTCGGGTACGCGACCTCGAAGGCGCTGACCGGGCCGTACACCAAGGCCCCCGATCCGCTGGTGGTCACGAGCGGCCGGGTGGTGGGGCCGGGCCACCAGTCGGTGGTGCAGGACGGGGCGGGGCAGACGTGGCTGGTGTACCACGCCTGGACGCTCGGCGCGGTGGGGGACGGCAATAGGGGACAGCGCAGCATGCGCCTCGACCGCGTGGGCTTCAAGAATGGCAAGGTCATCTTCGGCGGCGTGACCCTGACCCCGCAGCCCGCGCCCACCCCATGA
- a CDS encoding family 1 glycosylhydrolase — MSGPAFFWAVGIENTVNPALGWDEYAWTAHRQRWEDDLRLAAGLGVTHLRYGLPWPDLNPAAGTFDWAWADQVVTLLRDLNLEPIWDLLHFGTPAWLPGGLRDAGYPAAVTAYAHAFCARYPDITKITPFNEPYIWSFFTGGNGTWPPHGQTVQEFARSLWPVLAGLRSSIQAIRAVNPRAEIWLNDGADRFRATTPELMPLAAELTEWRYVAFDVLCGRLESTTPLYAALAEVASPATLAAVLGDPTPPDVIGLDYYPGSEHLILPPDAPAHPGDWGRREDYHLYPDPQPPGLARTLLEYHARYGLPLYVAETSTDTHREAWLRWLGSEILSAQQLGATVLGATWWPLFDHVDWHTGLTRLEGRVCPSGLYHLTPDIQARQPDPVVPSFREFIRQPLAPTIEPAPVPQDALPFLGRAAPPRSSS, encoded by the coding sequence ATGAGCGGGCCCGCCTTCTTCTGGGCGGTGGGCATCGAGAACACGGTGAATCCGGCGCTGGGCTGGGATGAGTACGCCTGGACGGCCCACCGGCAGCGCTGGGAAGACGATCTGCGGCTCGCGGCCGGTCTGGGCGTCACCCACCTGCGCTATGGGCTGCCGTGGCCCGATCTCAATCCGGCCGCGGGCACCTTCGACTGGGCGTGGGCGGACCAGGTGGTGACCCTGCTGCGCGACCTGAACCTGGAACCCATCTGGGATCTGCTGCACTTCGGCACGCCCGCGTGGCTGCCCGGCGGGCTGCGGGATGCCGGGTATCCGGCCGCCGTGACGGCGTATGCCCACGCGTTCTGCGCCCGCTATCCGGACATCACCAAGATCACGCCCTTCAACGAGCCGTACATCTGGTCGTTCTTCACTGGAGGCAACGGCACCTGGCCCCCCCACGGGCAGACGGTTCAGGAGTTCGCGCGCAGCCTGTGGCCGGTGCTCGCGGGCCTGCGGAGCAGCATCCAGGCCATTCGGGCGGTCAACCCCCGCGCGGAGATCTGGCTCAACGATGGGGCCGATCGCTTCCGGGCCACGACCCCGGAACTGATGCCATTGGCCGCCGAGCTCACCGAGTGGCGGTACGTGGCCTTCGACGTCCTGTGCGGCCGACTGGAATCCACCACGCCGCTGTATGCGGCGCTGGCTGAGGTGGCGAGCCCGGCCACCCTGGCAGCCGTTCTTGGCGATCCCACTCCGCCGGATGTGATCGGCCTCGATTACTATCCCGGCAGCGAGCACCTGATCCTGCCGCCGGACGCCCCAGCGCATCCGGGCGACTGGGGCCGGCGGGAGGACTACCACCTCTATCCCGACCCGCAGCCCCCTGGTCTGGCCCGGACGCTGCTGGAATACCACGCACGCTACGGCCTTCCGCTGTACGTGGCGGAGACCAGCACGGACACCCACCGCGAGGCCTGGTTGCGCTGGCTGGGTAGCGAGATTCTCAGCGCGCAGCAACTGGGAGCTACAGTGCTCGGGGCGACCTGGTGGCCGCTCTTCGATCACGTGGACTGGCATACCGGCCTTACCCGGTTGGAGGGCCGGGTGTGCCCCAGCGGCCTGTACCACCTCACGCCCGACATCCAGGCCCGTCAACCGGATCCCGTGGTGCCCTCCTTCCGTGAGTTCATCCGGCAGCCGCTGGCCCCGACCATTGAACCGGCCCCCGTTCCGCAGGACGCGCTCCCCTTCCTCGGCCGCGCCGCCCCACCAAGGAGTTCGTCATGA
- a CDS encoding carbohydrate ABC transporter permease: MTDPLPATRLPTTPLPVTDTRVGQSRRRGPRDLPRFALLLLLALLFLAPLYWMVSTSFKPEADTIAVPVQWIPAHPTVDNYREILTSPDGNILRWAWNSLFTSLAFTAAHLTVCVLAAYAFARMSFPGRDAWFWFVLSSMMVPGIVTLIPTYIMMIQLNWIDTFHALIWPGVAGAFGVFLLRQFFVGIPRELEEAARLDGANHLQVLWFVILPLSLPALATLAVFSFMASWNNYVWPLFVVHGDLQTLPVGINSFSSRYTTDYGKLMAGTAIAAVPVLVAYLLAQRYLEQGIAVTGLKE, translated from the coding sequence ATGACCGATCCGCTGCCAGCCACGCGGCTGCCCACCACGCCGCTCCCCGTGACAGACACCCGGGTCGGCCAGTCGCGGCGGCGAGGCCCGCGCGACCTGCCGCGCTTCGCGCTGCTGCTGCTGCTGGCCCTGCTGTTCCTGGCCCCGCTGTACTGGATGGTGAGCACCAGCTTCAAACCGGAAGCCGATACCATCGCGGTGCCCGTCCAGTGGATTCCCGCTCACCCGACCGTGGACAACTACCGCGAGATCCTGACCTCGCCGGACGGCAACATCCTGCGCTGGGCGTGGAACTCACTGTTCACGTCCCTGGCCTTCACCGCCGCCCACCTGACCGTGTGCGTGCTGGCGGCCTACGCCTTCGCCCGGATGTCGTTTCCTGGCCGCGACGCGTGGTTCTGGTTCGTGCTGAGCTCCATGATGGTGCCCGGCATCGTCACCCTGATCCCCACGTACATCATGATGATCCAGCTCAACTGGATCGACACCTTCCACGCCCTGATCTGGCCTGGCGTCGCGGGGGCCTTCGGGGTCTTCCTGCTCAGGCAGTTCTTCGTGGGCATTCCACGGGAGCTGGAGGAGGCCGCGCGGCTCGACGGCGCCAACCACCTGCAGGTGCTGTGGTTCGTCATCCTGCCGCTCAGCCTCCCGGCGCTGGCGACCCTGGCGGTGTTCTCGTTCATGGCCTCCTGGAACAACTACGTCTGGCCATTGTTCGTCGTTCACGGTGACCTGCAGACGCTGCCGGTGGGCATCAACTCCTTCTCCAGCCGCTACACCACCGACTACGGCAAGCTGATGGCGGGCACCGCCATTGCCGCCGTGCCCGTCCTGGTGGCCTACCTGCTGGCCCAGCGGTACCTCGAGCAGGGGATCGCCGTGACCGGACTCAAGGAATGA
- a CDS encoding carbohydrate ABC transporter permease — MTTSHPRAPGGRRGLHDNHPLVPYLFLLPHALFFLVFLVYPIVFGLYISVHRWDPLSDTQPFVGAEFYLNLFRDTPQRDFFWRTLVNTLLFTVISVPLLVATALGLAQLLFRPIALRTVFRSIFFMPGILSVSVMGILWKWMFENQSGLVNNVLGQMGQPTIPFLTTDGWAWVPITVGTVWWTIGFNMTLYLAAMGNIPTSVYEAAELDGASGTQKFRYITFPLLQPTTLFVVVTTVLASLQLFGQTQVITGGGPARGTQSVIMYITEEAFSNNQFSSATAMSFVFGLLMLVFTAIQFRTMARDIRGGDKG; from the coding sequence ATGACGACCAGCCACCCCCGCGCTCCGGGCGGCCGGCGGGGCCTGCACGACAACCACCCGCTGGTGCCGTACCTGTTCCTGCTGCCGCACGCCCTTTTTTTCCTGGTGTTCCTGGTGTACCCGATCGTCTTCGGGCTCTACATCAGCGTGCACCGCTGGGATCCGCTGTCGGACACCCAGCCCTTCGTGGGCGCCGAGTTCTACCTGAACCTGTTCCGGGACACGCCGCAGCGCGATTTCTTCTGGCGCACCCTGGTCAACACGCTGCTGTTCACCGTCATCAGCGTGCCGCTGCTGGTGGCGACCGCCCTGGGGCTGGCACAGTTGCTCTTCCGGCCCATCGCGCTGCGCACGGTGTTCCGCTCGATCTTCTTCATGCCCGGCATCCTAAGCGTCTCGGTGATGGGCATCCTGTGGAAGTGGATGTTCGAGAACCAGAGTGGACTGGTGAACAACGTCCTGGGCCAAATGGGCCAGCCGACCATTCCCTTCCTGACCACGGACGGCTGGGCCTGGGTGCCGATCACCGTCGGCACCGTGTGGTGGACGATCGGCTTCAACATGACCCTGTACCTCGCCGCGATGGGCAACATCCCGACCTCGGTGTACGAGGCGGCGGAACTCGACGGCGCGAGCGGTACCCAGAAGTTCCGCTACATCACGTTCCCGCTGCTGCAACCCACCACCCTGTTCGTGGTCGTGACAACGGTGCTGGCCTCGCTCCAACTCTTCGGGCAGACGCAGGTCATTACCGGGGGTGGCCCGGCGCGCGGCACCCAGAGCGTGATCATGTACATCACCGAGGAGGCCTTCAGCAACAACCAGTTCTCGTCGGCCACGGCCATGAGTTTCGTGTTCGGTCTGCTGATGCTGGTGTTCACCGCGATTCAGTTCCGCACCATGGCGCGGGACATCCGGGGCGGTGACAAGGGATGA
- a CDS encoding ABC transporter substrate-binding protein, with protein sequence MMRTLSLALLLSAGTSLAAYTGPKVQLTYLHGFTGPDRPIMEKLIAQFNASHPNIEVKGQAQPWGTTWQQLGPLVASGRAADIVAINEDQVTGFIARGALTPLTPAELTAAGIDKARFYGPLWATADYKGMSYGVPVHSVALAMYYNKDLLTKAGVTKVPTNRSEYLAAAQKCTVDKGGKHPGDAGFDAKNLDTWAAGVVNGWMGGTIAYSVTRQNGADLVDKAQDAAFTSPGAQEALQFLVDQVQKYHVSPANATEQSEIAAFRQGKACFNFNGVWMLEQYKGQTGLNFGVTPVPQLGTKMNAAWGGSSHLTLPRQRANYDKNKRAAALEFVSWMTQPAQNLTWTAAGGLPTQPAVAKDKSYDNNPVSGLFEGLPNVYATSGYPWVGQVRGAWDGAVEAAVLGKKTVAQALGDAQKEATKQIEQARKAIK encoded by the coding sequence ATGATGCGTACCCTGAGTTTGGCCCTGCTGCTCTCCGCCGGCACGTCCCTGGCGGCCTACACCGGCCCGAAAGTGCAGCTCACGTATCTTCACGGCTTTACCGGCCCAGATCGGCCGATCATGGAAAAGCTCATCGCCCAGTTCAACGCGTCCCACCCCAACATCGAGGTCAAAGGGCAGGCCCAGCCGTGGGGCACCACCTGGCAGCAGCTGGGGCCACTCGTCGCCTCAGGGCGCGCGGCGGACATTGTCGCCATCAACGAGGATCAGGTCACCGGGTTCATCGCGCGTGGCGCCCTGACGCCCCTGACGCCCGCCGAGCTGACGGCTGCCGGCATCGACAAGGCGCGGTTCTACGGGCCGCTGTGGGCCACGGCCGACTACAAGGGAATGTCGTATGGGGTTCCCGTTCACTCGGTGGCGCTGGCGATGTACTACAACAAGGATCTGCTGACCAAGGCTGGGGTGACCAAAGTGCCCACCAACCGCAGCGAGTACCTCGCGGCCGCGCAGAAGTGCACGGTGGACAAGGGCGGCAAACATCCGGGCGACGCTGGCTTCGATGCCAAGAACCTGGACACCTGGGCGGCCGGGGTCGTCAACGGCTGGATGGGCGGCACCATCGCGTACTCGGTGACGCGGCAGAACGGGGCCGATCTGGTGGACAAGGCCCAGGACGCGGCCTTCACGAGCCCAGGTGCGCAGGAAGCCCTGCAGTTCCTGGTCGATCAGGTGCAGAAGTACCACGTGTCGCCCGCGAACGCCACCGAGCAGAGCGAGATCGCGGCCTTCCGTCAGGGCAAGGCCTGCTTCAACTTCAACGGCGTGTGGATGCTCGAGCAGTACAAAGGGCAGACCGGCCTGAACTTCGGAGTCACGCCGGTGCCGCAGCTGGGCACCAAGATGAACGCCGCCTGGGGCGGTTCCAGCCACCTGACCCTGCCCCGGCAGCGGGCGAACTACGACAAGAACAAGCGGGCGGCGGCGCTGGAGTTCGTCTCCTGGATGACGCAGCCCGCGCAGAACCTGACCTGGACGGCCGCGGGCGGGCTGCCCACCCAGCCGGCCGTGGCCAAGGACAAGAGCTACGACAACAACCCGGTCTCCGGCCTGTTCGAGGGGCTGCCCAACGTCTACGCGACCAGCGGTTACCCCTGGGTCGGCCAGGTGCGCGGCGCGTGGGACGGCGCGGTCGAGGCGGCCGTGCTGGGCAAGAAAACGGTCGCGCAGGCCCTGGGTGACGCGCAGAAAGAGGCCACCAAGCAGATCGAGCAGGCCCGCAAGGCCATCAAGTAA
- a CDS encoding MFS transporter produces the protein MFRLMGVPSFAALWIGQVISQVGDRALGLALGYYVYRETGSVTATALLALATYLPGLLFGSVAGVLADRWNRRQVLVISQVLQGAVMLLLLLADRPGWLWVAYAVTFAELTLSLVALPAGAALLPSLVGEARLGRANATLAIGSTVARLLGPPLGGVLMAWVGVRGVVVVDTLTFVVAALCFMRLPRTPALVEEQDTPATTLVGSWQRLGQEWLSGLRIIRHDRVILALLVVLGLTSLGGTLVDPASMPWMQAVLHADAATIGLLRSVMGVSTLLGGLIAGWAVDRLPLRPQIAGGTLLVGALMLLIYTQTSLPVVVALTALLGIPMVVSNVATSTMVQLATPDAYRGRVYGTVGTTNALVGVLATGGAALVGAQVGPVRLLILAGAITVLGGVLAILLLPARVRATGGVPSGG, from the coding sequence ATGTTCCGGCTGATGGGCGTACCGTCCTTTGCGGCGCTGTGGATCGGGCAGGTCATCTCGCAGGTCGGCGACCGCGCCCTGGGCCTGGCCCTCGGGTATTACGTGTACCGCGAGACGGGTTCGGTCACCGCCACAGCGCTGCTGGCCCTGGCCACGTACCTGCCGGGCCTGCTGTTCGGCTCGGTCGCCGGGGTGCTGGCCGACCGCTGGAACCGCCGGCAGGTGCTGGTCATCAGCCAGGTGCTGCAAGGGGCCGTGATGCTGCTCCTGCTGCTCGCCGACCGGCCCGGCTGGCTGTGGGTGGCGTACGCTGTGACCTTCGCGGAACTCACGCTGAGTCTGGTTGCCCTGCCCGCGGGGGCCGCGCTGCTGCCGTCGTTGGTGGGGGAGGCGCGGCTGGGGCGCGCGAACGCCACGTTGGCAATCGGCAGCACCGTGGCCCGCCTGCTGGGACCACCGTTGGGAGGCGTGCTCATGGCGTGGGTGGGGGTGCGGGGCGTCGTGGTCGTCGATACCCTGACCTTTGTCGTGGCCGCCCTGTGTTTCATGCGGTTGCCGCGCACACCAGCACTGGTAGAGGAGCAGGACACGCCCGCGACGACGCTGGTGGGTTCCTGGCAGCGCCTGGGCCAGGAGTGGCTCTCGGGCCTGCGCATCATCCGCCACGACCGCGTCATCCTGGCGCTGTTGGTGGTGCTGGGCCTCACGAGTCTGGGTGGGACGCTGGTCGATCCCGCCTCGATGCCGTGGATGCAAGCCGTGCTGCACGCGGACGCAGCCACCATCGGCCTGCTCCGCAGCGTGATGGGGGTCAGCACGCTGCTGGGTGGGTTGATCGCCGGCTGGGCGGTGGATCGGCTGCCCCTGCGGCCCCAGATTGCGGGTGGAACGCTGCTGGTCGGCGCGCTCATGCTCCTGATCTACACGCAGACGTCGCTGCCGGTGGTGGTGGCGCTGACCGCGCTGCTGGGCATCCCCATGGTCGTGTCGAATGTGGCGACCTCGACGATGGTGCAGTTGGCGACGCCGGACGCGTACCGGGGCCGGGTGTACGGCACGGTGGGCACCACGAACGCCCTGGTGGGCGTGCTGGCGACGGGCGGGGCAGCGCTGGTTGGGGCGCAGGTGGGCCCGGTGCGCCTGCTGATCCTGGCCGGGGCGATCACAGTGCTCGGGGGCGTGCTGGCGATACTGCTGCTGCCGGCGCGCGTTCGTGCGACTGGCGGCGTGCCCAGCGGTGGGTGA
- a CDS encoding helix-turn-helix transcriptional regulator, whose protein sequence is MTRPDSPSSWQRLDDPQAARVLADAYTRQFFEPFIWRERRVSEVAREVGVTTNAMLYRVRQFLRLGLLEVTRTEARAGRAVRHYRSTSRGYFVPFSATDAASVQALYEASLDNTRRSVLAELTRAWSDLAEDPRWFGLYTSGDADGLHSHVLLPFPPVLAAPGERVSLMAPLLADGQPAIWDNTTSLRLSPSDAKALQRDLHDLHQRYRARVTASGRDHLVRLTLAPLRTD, encoded by the coding sequence ATGACACGCCCTGATTCACCTAGCTCCTGGCAGCGGCTGGACGATCCCCAGGCGGCCCGGGTGCTGGCCGACGCCTACACGCGACAGTTCTTCGAGCCCTTTATTTGGCGGGAGCGCCGGGTCTCGGAGGTGGCGCGCGAGGTCGGCGTGACGACGAACGCCATGCTCTACCGCGTGCGGCAGTTCCTGCGCCTGGGTCTGCTGGAGGTCACGCGCACCGAGGCGCGGGCCGGACGGGCCGTGCGGCACTACCGGTCGACGTCCAGAGGGTATTTCGTGCCGTTCTCGGCGACCGACGCGGCGTCCGTCCAGGCGCTGTACGAAGCGTCGCTCGACAACACGCGGCGCTCCGTGCTGGCGGAGCTGACGCGCGCGTGGAGCGACCTGGCCGAGGATCCGCGCTGGTTTGGGCTGTACACGTCTGGGGATGCGGATGGCCTGCACAGCCACGTGCTGCTGCCATTCCCGCCAGTGCTGGCTGCGCCCGGTGAACGCGTGAGCCTGATGGCGCCCTTGCTGGCCGACGGGCAGCCGGCCATCTGGGACAACACGACCTCGCTGCGCCTCTCACCGTCCGATGCCAAGGCCTTGCAGCGGGACCTGCACGACCTGCATCAGCGGTACCGTGCACGGGTCACGGCGTCGGGACGCGACCACCTCGTGCGCCTGACGCTGGCACCGCTCAGAACCGACTGA
- a CDS encoding L-dopachrome tautomerase-related protein — translation MPTGVTVSHTGRIFINFPKWGDEVQFTVAEVRDGQPVAYPDQATNDTDPDDPAAALVSVQSVVVDPANRLWILDTGSPMFQPTQYGGPKLLCVDLETDQALQKILFPQDVALPTSYLNDVRFDLRRGEAGMAFITDSAQQGPNGLVVVDLASGESWRKLHDHISTKAQHLNDFLPFVEGRPFLERKDGQIQQGAGMGSDGIAISADGSRLYYCPLGSRWLYSVSTDALANRALDDTEVSATVRDEGDRGGASDGLESDADGYIYSGNYEHNAILRRNLGLVWGSRPGTRP, via the coding sequence ATGCCCACCGGCGTGACGGTGTCCCACACGGGGCGCATCTTCATCAACTTCCCCAAGTGGGGTGACGAAGTGCAATTCACGGTCGCAGAAGTACGGGACGGCCAACCGGTGGCTTATCCGGATCAAGCGACGAACGACACCGATCCAGATGATCCTGCCGCCGCCCTGGTATCGGTGCAGAGTGTCGTGGTCGATCCGGCGAACCGGCTGTGGATCCTCGACACCGGCAGTCCGATGTTCCAGCCCACGCAGTACGGAGGGCCAAAGCTCCTGTGCGTGGATCTGGAGACGGATCAGGCGCTCCAGAAGATTCTCTTTCCACAGGACGTGGCCCTGCCCACCTCGTACCTCAACGACGTGCGCTTCGACCTGAGGCGCGGTGAGGCGGGAATGGCCTTCATCACCGACTCGGCACAACAGGGCCCCAATGGCCTCGTCGTGGTGGACCTCGCCAGCGGTGAGAGCTGGCGAAAATTGCATGACCATATTTCCACCAAGGCGCAGCACCTGAACGATTTTCTCCCCTTCGTTGAGGGGCGGCCGTTTCTGGAACGCAAGGACGGCCAGATCCAGCAGGGGGCGGGGATGGGATCGGACGGCATCGCCATCTCGGCCGACGGATCCCGCCTGTACTACTGCCCGCTCGGCAGTCGGTGGCTGTATAGCGTGAGCACAGATGCCCTCGCGAACCGCGCGTTGGACGATACCGAGGTTTCCGCCACCGTCCGCGACGAAGGAGATCGGGGCGGCGCCTCGGACGGGCTGGAATCCGACGCGGACGGGTATATCTACTCCGGGAACTACGAACACAATGCCATCCTGCGGCGCAACTTGGGACTGGTATGGGGATCTCGACCCGGCACACGGCCATGA
- a CDS encoding glutathione-independent formaldehyde dehydrogenase, whose product MKAVVYNGPRDVAVKKVPDAQIERPTDVLVRITSTNICGSDLHMYEGRTDFEKGRTFGHENLGEVIEIGQAVDRVKVGDLVVLPFNIGCGFCKNCEKGLSAYCLTTANPGMAGAAYGFADMGPYQGGQAELLRVPYGDYNCLRLPPDAREKEADYVMVADIFPTGWHATRLAGLCPGESIVIYGAGPVGLMAAYSAIIQGACMVMVVDRHVDRLRLAESIGAIAINDAEVNPVDRVLELTNGMGADRGCECVGYQCHDHHGKEIPGLTMNNLVKSVKFTGGIGVVGVFVPQDPGGPTQLAKKGEIPFDWGMLWFRGQHVGTGQCNVKAYNRQLRDLIAVGRAQPSFIVSHHLSLDEAPDAYKNFDERNDGWTKVILHPA is encoded by the coding sequence ATGAAAGCCGTCGTCTACAACGGCCCCCGCGACGTCGCGGTCAAGAAGGTTCCGGATGCCCAGATCGAGCGTCCCACCGATGTCCTGGTCAGAATCACCAGCACCAACATCTGCGGAAGCGACCTCCACATGTACGAGGGCCGCACCGATTTCGAGAAAGGCCGCACCTTCGGACACGAAAACCTGGGCGAAGTTATCGAAATCGGCCAGGCCGTCGACCGGGTGAAGGTCGGAGACCTGGTGGTCTTGCCCTTCAACATCGGCTGCGGGTTCTGCAAGAACTGCGAGAAGGGACTGAGCGCCTACTGCCTGACCACCGCCAACCCGGGCATGGCCGGTGCAGCCTACGGCTTCGCCGACATGGGGCCCTACCAGGGGGGGCAAGCAGAACTCCTGCGGGTGCCGTACGGCGATTACAACTGCCTGCGGCTGCCCCCGGACGCCCGGGAAAAAGAGGCTGACTACGTGATGGTGGCCGACATCTTCCCAACGGGCTGGCACGCGACGCGGCTGGCGGGGCTGTGTCCTGGCGAGTCGATCGTGATCTACGGTGCCGGTCCGGTCGGCCTGATGGCGGCCTACTCAGCCATCATTCAGGGGGCGTGCATGGTAATGGTGGTCGATCGCCACGTTGACCGACTGCGGCTCGCCGAGAGCATTGGGGCCATCGCCATCAACGACGCAGAGGTGAACCCGGTGGATCGAGTGCTGGAACTGACCAACGGCATGGGGGCCGACCGGGGGTGCGAGTGCGTGGGGTACCAGTGCCACGACCATCACGGCAAGGAAATTCCTGGGTTGACCATGAATAACCTGGTGAAGTCAGTAAAGTTCACCGGGGGAATCGGTGTGGTGGGCGTGTTCGTGCCGCAGGATCCGGGCGGCCCGACCCAGCTTGCCAAGAAGGGCGAAATTCCCTTCGACTGGGGCATGTTATGGTTCCGGGGACAGCATGTGGGCACCGGGCAGTGCAACGTCAAGGCGTACAACCGGCAGTTGCGGGATCTGATTGCGGTGGGCCGGGCCCAACCGTCCTTCATCGTCTCGCACCATCTGTCGCTGGATGAGGCACCCGACGCCTACAAGAACTTCGACGAGCGCAACGATGGGTGGACCAAGGTGATCCTCCACCCTGCCTGA
- a CDS encoding putative quinol monooxygenase — MVTLGLFVRLEAKPGKEEDVENFLKGGLPLVEQESATTAWFAIRLGPSTFGIFDVFPDESGREAHLSGRVAAGLKENADLFAQAPDIEKLDVVAAKLPG; from the coding sequence ATGGTAACCCTGGGACTGTTTGTTCGGCTGGAGGCCAAGCCTGGAAAAGAGGAGGACGTCGAGAACTTCCTGAAGGGAGGGCTGCCGCTGGTTGAGCAGGAATCGGCAACGACCGCCTGGTTCGCAATCCGCCTGGGACCTTCGACCTTCGGCATCTTCGACGTATTTCCCGACGAGTCAGGCCGGGAAGCGCACCTGTCGGGCCGCGTCGCAGCGGGACTCAAGGAGAACGCCGACCTGTTCGCACAGGCACCCGACATCGAGAAGCTTGATGTCGTGGCGGCCAAGCTCCCCGGTTAG